The Larus michahellis chromosome 8, bLarMic1.1, whole genome shotgun sequence nucleotide sequence TCAGTTGCGCTCCGGTCTGCCAACAGCTATCTGCTCCCTATGGACCCACCTTCGCTAGCTACAGTCTGTGGGATCTCTTGCCACCTACCTGCCTTGGACATTGCCATTCTCTGCATTGTTACTGACAACTGCGTTTCCTGGACCTTGCAGCTTGTATGACTGAAACCTGCCTTAGAGTCTCTCAGCTGCACGTCCTCCCTTGTGCTTGGTGGGAGACTCCTGCAGCAGGATCTTCTGACCCGGACAAGGATGGGATTTACAGGGAGAAGTCAAAACTGAGCTGCATTCAGCGAGATGCCCAACGCCTCTTCCTGGAGTGCTAGCtcgcctctgctgctgctctgggaggaCTCCTCCGGGACCCGCATCTTCCTGTCGCTGCTCTACGCGGTCTTAGCTATCTCAGGGACTTTATCCAATGTGATGGTCATCTACTTAGTCTTCTCCTTCAAGAAGCTGCAGACAACCAGCAATGCCTTCATTGTGAACGGCTGTGCGGCGGACCTCAGCGTGTGCGCCCTGTGGATGCCccaggaggctgtgctggggctgctgcctcccaACTCCTCCTCCCTGCGCTCGGCGGAGTACCGGCTGCTCCGAGGGGGGCTGCTCGGCCTCGGCCTCACCGTCTCCCTGGCCTCTCACCTGCTGGTGGCCTTCAACAGGTACGTGCTCATCACCAAGCTGCCCAGCGTGTACCAGGCCCTCTACCAGCGGAGGCACACGGGCTGCATGATCGGGCTCTCCTGGGCCCTCGCCCTGCTCCTGGTCCCGCTGCTGCCCGGGCTCTGGACGCCGGGCTCTGCCCAGCAGTCGCCCCCGCGGCAGACGGACGGCGGCTCTCGCTACACCGCCCTGCTCCTGGCCCTAGCCGTGCTGGGCCAGACCGCGCTGCTGCTCCACTGCTACCTCGGCATCGTGCGGCGGGTGCGGGGCAGCGCCAAGCGGGTCAGCGTCCTCAACTTCCACCTCCTCCACCAGctgcccttccccgccgccccgccgccgccgcgccgggcccagcGCCGCCTCAGCAGCGTCTCcgtcctcctgctctgctgcgtCTTCCTCCTGGGCACCCAGCCCCTGGTGTGGGTCAGCATTCTGGGCTTCTTCCTgcgcccggcgccgccggcgcTGCAGGCCgccagctggctgctgctctgctccctctcgGCCCTCAACCCCTTGCTCTACACATGGCGCAGCGAGGAGTTCCGTCGGGCGGCACGCTCCGTCCTGCCCCGCGGCgagggccccgccgccgccccgcgcccggccaccgccgccggccccgccgctgccgccccgccctGCCCGCAGCTGCCGCGGCGCCGGGGGACGGTGGGCAGCGCCAGCGCTGCCGCCGTAccgcgctgaggggccgcggccgggcgAGGGCCCCCGCGCAGCCCGCGGCCATCCGCCCCGCCGCTTGGGGGCGCCCGCGGGCCCGTCCCGCGGCAGGCGGGCGGGAAGACCCGCGTCCCCTCAGGCCACCTCACGTCGAGGAGGTGAGCCgagccgcccgccgcgccccttCGCAAGGCCCGGTCCCCCCTTTATACATTCTCCTGTTGCCCCTTACTGACCCCGCGCAGCTCTTTGCCTCTCTCAGCGCACCGACAGGCAGCCCCGGCGGCttccccggggcggcgggacgggcgcTGGGGTGGGGAGTCTCCTGCTCATCCGGAGcgcggcccccccccaccccctcagccccgctccccctcaCGGCAGCTGCCCGCCTCCGGCTGCCGGCCAGGACTCCAGCCAAATCCAGAAATCTGGGATAACTGGTAAATATGGCAACGTACGTAACTGTTGTTGTGCTTTAAAGATTTCAATATGAGTCAGGCACCTAGACAGCTCTTTTCGAGACTTACTGCAAGTTTGTTTGTATAAAATCTTTGTAATTCTTTCAGCATTTGAAGTAATTCTTTGAAGTAAGCTCTCTGAACACAAGGTTTGCTCGTGAAGAACTGACAAGTGTCTCATTACACACACgcacgcgcacgcacacacacacatccaccaGGAACGGCTTCCTTTCCCGCAGGTTACCTAATCTCTGTGCTCCATACAAG carries:
- the GPR88 gene encoding G protein-coupled receptor 88; the protein is MPNASSWSASSPLLLLWEDSSGTRIFLSLLYAVLAISGTLSNVMVIYLVFSFKKLQTTSNAFIVNGCAADLSVCALWMPQEAVLGLLPPNSSSLRSAEYRLLRGGLLGLGLTVSLASHLLVAFNRYVLITKLPSVYQALYQRRHTGCMIGLSWALALLLVPLLPGLWTPGSAQQSPPRQTDGGSRYTALLLALAVLGQTALLLHCYLGIVRRVRGSAKRVSVLNFHLLHQLPFPAAPPPPRRAQRRLSSVSVLLLCCVFLLGTQPLVWVSILGFFLRPAPPALQAASWLLLCSLSALNPLLYTWRSEEFRRAARSVLPRGEGPAAAPRPATAAGPAAAAPPCPQLPRRRGTVGSASAAAVPR